The Ignavibacteriales bacterium sequence TTTATGTCGTGAATCTATTCAAGAATTTATCGATTCAATAATTTTAAGATATAATCTTGCTGATAAATATCAAGATAAAACACATACAAAAAATAGGCTTGAAGGAATTATTCTTTATAACAAGAATCAATTGGGGAAAACTATACCAAAATTTTTAACAGCAATAGAGGATTATTGGAATAACCTAATAGATATTATACAAAGACAAGAACACTCTGGATTGAAAGATGGCGAAGAACTTGGCTTTGAAGATGCGAGACGCGTAGTATTTCATACTGGAATATTACTTTATGAAATAAGTAGAACTATTAAATAGCGCTTTATAACCTCTTTAATTAGTGAAAAAGCACGAGGATAAAATAATTCTTGACCGATCCGTGATAGGAAGATTATTTCTGGTTCAAAAAATGGAACCAAATCAATCGCTTGGCTCATTGGAATAGGCCCCCAGATTGTATACCTCACCTAGCAGGTCGCCCGGAAACGCAGCTGAAAAAAGAAGCCAAAGAATAATTGACGTACCCCTTTTATTTCTGGTTTATAAATCGATCTCTAAAATTTTTTTGTAAAAAATTTACCGGGCTTTATAAGGCCCGCTTGAAGATGAATCTTTTATCTAAACGAAAAAATAATGAGCCTCTTTTCAGAGGCCCCATATCTACTAATCCTTAGCTACTCTGTGAAGAATACCCCAAGCAAGTATAACTCCGATAACAAACATTGCTGTATCTGACAATCCATTATAACATTCAGTAATTATTGTCAACAGTTTAGAATGCAACATTGCATAGCCTATTATAACTCCTATGGATATTCTTGTTATTGCAGCAAATATAAATTTGAATATGTTCGTAGTTTCAATTTCTTCCTCATCTTCCAAAATAACCTCTTCAAAAAAAAATATAATCTCGTTTCATTAATTCCATCCACACACCCGTTAAAGCAGCCGTCGTTCAACAAAGGATGTATACTTATCCTCAGCAAAGATGATATGATCGAAGATGTTGATCTCAATAATCTTTCCTACCTCGACAAGCTTCTTAGTTATCGAAATATCTTCATTGCTGGGTTCCGTATTTCCACTAGGATGATTGTGGGCTATTATAATGTTGGCGCAATTCGCGACAATCGCACTTCTGAATACTGCCCTTGGATCTACAACGGAGGCAGTTAGACTACCGGAAGATATTATCTCAAAACCCTGGACTCTGTTGGCACTGCTTAACCAGGAAACGAGAAAGACTTCTTTGGATTCTTCTTTTAACAAGGGGTTGAATAGATTATAAAAATCTTGCGGGGAGGTTATTTTCTTTCTAGGTAGTTCAGAGTATTCTGGGTATTTAATTGAAGTATCTTTGAAAGTCCAGACAAGTGTTTTGAATCTTACTTTCATGTCAGCCATTGGTAACTGCTCCAAATCCGTTTCCGTTGATTTTACTTCTTGCAATGAAGAGAGTAATTCCAATTCTCGAAACGTCAACGAGACCTCCAAGCTTCTCATTTATCTTAAGTGCGTCTTCGTAGCTATGCAGCATCAACTCATAATAGTTATCGTGTGTCGAACCGTTACCGTTTTGTTCAGCTTTTTTTTCTTCAAGTACCAATACTTCATAATCAACCTTGATGCCTTTCCCATTCTGTTTCGCCGTCTTGGTTATCTGAACTTTCGATCCACGCTTCAGATTTATCAGCTTCTCGTTTACATCATCACTCGGTGAGAAGAATGTCATCTCTTCACCGTTACATTCAACTGCATATGCAAAGTATTGCCCGTACTTACTTTCTCCTTTAAGCGGACTGTCGAAGAGCAATTTCATTATCACTGGTTGATTCAGTTCTGTTAACTCTAGTTTTTTGCGGTCTGACATTTTCATCATCCTTCCTGAGTTTATAACTAAACTCTGTCTCTCCTTCAATGATTTTCACACCCTTGGGTGGGAAGTTAGTTTTCATGAAGGATTTTATTTTTGTTAAATCCGGTTTTATTTGTTCCGGTATTACAGACAACATTTCTTTCTTTGCGTGCTTTAAGAAAAGATCAAGATCTGCAATTTCAATTCGGTCCGGCTTTTTGTGCATCTTCAAAGTTCCGTGAGGCATCTCTAAAGTCTTTTCACCTTTCTCTCTGATGTATGCTTCTAATTTCTTTTCAAGCCAATCAACTTTATTCTGAATCGTTGAGTTTTTAGAAAGAATAAATCTATTGATCAGTTCAATTTCTTTTTCAGCTTCATAGAAGTTATTAGCTATCTGATCTTGCAGCTTGCTAATTTCAAGTAGTAGCAAATCATAAAACGCTTGTGTTCGCAGTTCTTCTTTTTCCTCAGCCTCTTTTATGAGATCTTCGAGAAATGTTTTTTCATCCATCTTTTTTATCGTCTCCTCCGCCTAGTGCGTCAATAATTATTTGTATTACAACTTTGATTATTTTTAGAATTATGTGCCAATCCATTCTTCCTCCTATCTAATTATTTAGATTGTCATCGTATCTTTTTCTGTGAGTATTTTAGTTGGTAAAGCTTTAGACTATACATACAAGTCCTCCTCGTTGATATCTACTCCGCAGCATTCGCACTTGTTGAAGAGTTTTCCTAAGAAGTAAGTTGTGGTTCCTAAACAGTAGGGGCACTCAACTATCATCTCCTCATCCCTAGAGCGGTACATAAATTCTTGTTCGTAAAACTTACGTGGATGATAGTGTTCGTATGATTCAACACCTTCACTTCCGAATATCAATCCATGATTATTTTTCATTTCATAGAAATGGTAGTTGCCTTCACCAAGATTAAATCCACGGTGTGACTTTGCTTTTAGTCCGAGACCTTCTTGCATGATGCGTCGTTCAGAACAGAAATAGAGAATATCATTCTCTGTGTCGTAGTAGAGATCAATCGGATTGTCTTTCTTCACGAGAATAAGTTTTTCGGGCTCATTTTTGTCTATAGCTGCAAATGCAAAACTTCCTTCCAGTTTATCAAATACTCGTTTGATTTTATCTCCTTTACCTCTGGTAGAGAGTACTTGCAGTATTGCTTCACTGTCAACTTCACCGTCACGTTTGTTCTTTCCGAAAATATCTTTGTCGTTATAAATAATTCCGTTGTGGACTATTGCGATGCCCTGCTTGTTAAAGAGCGGATGATTATTAGCGGCGTTCTTACTGCAACCTTGCGTCGCTGCGCGAGTATGAAGAATCATGATCTTCGGTAATTCCAATTTTACCCAATCATCTGACTTAACGAAGAGTGATGATTTGATGGGGGATTTGTTTACAACTAGTTGGTTGTCTTGTATAAATGCAAAACCCGAAGCATCTCTACCTCGGGTCTCTAGCAATGAAAACATTTCTGTTATCTGATCTTTGTTTGGTCTCTTATCGCGAAAGCAATAGTATCCCATTATACCGCACATGGTATTTCCTCCTTTAATGTTTTAAGTGATCGTTATGCTTCGACGAGTTCTTTTACTTGTGAGATTTGTTTAATGAGGTTTAATACTAATTCGAGATTTTCTTTACGAAGAGAGTAACTGATCCCTAATCTGTTACAACCGATTCCTTCAATTACTTTTAGATCAAGTCCATTTATGAGAATAAATTCTCGTACTTGATCAATGATGTTTGGGCTTGCAGATAGCTGATACTCATCTCTGTCTTGCAGCCCGAAGAGGTAGAGTGATGATTCAATCAGTCCTATTTTATCGCGTATTTTTTGAAGAAGAAAATCCTTTTTGTTGATCTTGAGTAATGTTTTGTGTTTGCATTTTCCAGACAGCCAACTTCTCGATAACTCAAGAATTAATTTTCTGTCTGAATCATAAACTGGAGGATTGTCCGGCGAATCGTCATCATGCATGTTCTCATAGCACTCATTACAAAAAGGATTACCGTCATTATCCCAAAGAGTTTCTTCACGGAATATTATTTCGTCGCAGCGATTACAATAGTTAAAGGACTCTGAAAAACAATCTTCGCAATACGGTTCTTCTCTTGCATACCTTACTGAGTGTTCCTCGAGCTCACATCCACAATCATGACAATGTCTCATGCTGCCTCCTTGATTATTCCCCAGTTGGGAAGAATGTTTACGTTCCAGTTTAACTTTTTGTTTAGAAGAAGATCCATTTCCTTCAATCCTTCCTCACAATCAGTTGGAATTGTTTTTAGATTTTCTTTTAGGTTACGGAGGAATGTAATCGAGTGCTGCCTTCCTTTGATCTCAGTGAAATCAAGATTGTCTTCGGTTACTCCGAGTACCGCAAGTTTTGCGAGTGTAAAGGTTACAAGAGTAGTAGAAGGAGAGAGAAGCCAACTTCCGGGAGTTCTGTACTCAAAACCATGCGGCTGTTTTCGAAATGCTTTCCGTTTACCGTAGCCGCACTTCTCTCGTTTTGTTCTTTGTTCTCTATCGTCTATACAATTTGATAGTGAATACAATACAGTATCAAGAGCATCAACGATATTTGGTTCGGGTTGAAGTGAGAAATGCAGATGACCTCCTAATGATAGGTTATCTACGAAGTGACCAGCATAAAATTCTAAGTCCGGTGCTTTAGTGTGGCCATACTCTAGAATTTGAAATACTTTTGAGGTGGTATCAATGGGACTCTCAGAGTAGCCCGGACGAATTTCGGCTATGGCCTCACAGCCATCTAGTCCGAAAGAAGAGTTTGATTTGAAGTAGTTGTGGGCGGGTACATATTTTCCGTTTAAGCGGCACAGTAATTCGGGATCTGCACCGAGGGTGAAAGAACACATAGTAACTCCTTGATTGGTTATTACTATTGTTCTTATACCTGAAAATGTTTTGGTTCTTATAACACTATCTGTTTATTAAATTCAAAAAATAATTCAACAATAATTTGCCAGCGATTTACTTATTGTGGCTTTTTGAACAAAGGAAATTCTTTCTATTTGAAAGTTATATACATATTTTATGATATAAATCGGGAAATTCTTTCTTCATGATCTCTTTCTTCATTTCAGAACATACATTTAAAATAAATATCTACAATTGATGAATAATAATACCTCATTTTCAACAACCTTATTTTGATAAATTTGGAATACCGATAATGGATAACTCCCAACACAATAAAATTGTTTCTTTCATTTGGTCTATTGCAGACGATTGTCTGAGAGATGTCTTTGTTCGAGGTAAATACCGTGATGTAATTCTCCCGATGTTTGTTCTTAGAAGAATTGACGTTCTTCTGGAACCCACAAAAGAAGCAATCAAAGAAGAAGTTAAGTATCAACGTGAAGATGTTGGACTTACAGAACTTGATCCAAATGCTCTTCAGGATGTAACCGGGTATGTTTTCTATAACACATCTAAATTTACTCTTAAAAGTATGCTCGGTAATCCTTCACAGATAGAAGCCAACTTCAAAAATTATCTTGATGGATTCAGCGATAACGTAAAAGAGATTATAGATAAATTTTATCTCCGTGCGCAGATTAGGAAAATGGTTGATGCAAATGTACTTCACGATGTTATAGAAAAATATACATCGAATGAAATCAATCTTGGTCCGGAAACAATACAAGCTCCTGATGAGAAGACCTTACCTGGTCTTTCCAATCATGGGATGGGTATTGTGTTTGAAGAGCTTATTCGAAAATTCAACGAAGAGAATAATGAAGAAGCCGGAGAGCATTTTACTCCGCGCGAAGTTATTCATCTAATGACACATCTATTGTTTCTCCCTGTAAAGAAAAAACTTCCTCCCGTAATTATGATTTACGATCCCGCTTGTGGATCCGGTGGTATGCTCACCGAATCTGAAAACTATCTCACCGATCCGGATGGCCCTTTCAAAGTAAAGGAAGATAGAATTAACCTTTACGGCAAAGAAGTAAACGGCGAAACTTATGCTATATGCAAATCAGATATGATGATTAAAGGGAAAGACCCGGCACATATTAAATTTGGCTCTACTTTGGCAACGGATGATTTCTCTTCACTCCGTTTCGATTTTATGTTATCAAATCCTCCTTATGGCAAATCATGGAAAGCAGATCAGAAAAATATTATCGATGAAGGCGAGGTTATCGATCCTCGTTTCCAAATATCTTTGAAGAATTTTAGGGACGAGTGGGAATTGGTAAATGCGACCCCTCGTTCATCGGATGGACAACTCCTTTTCCTCATGGAAATGGTTAACAAAATGAAGCGCCTTTCTGATTCTCCGTTGGGCTCTCGTATTGCTTCGATTCATAACGGCTCATCGCTCTTTACCGGCGATGCCGGAAGCGGTGAAAGTAACATCCGCAGATACATCATCGAAAACGATTGGCTCGAAGCTATTATCCAGCTTCCTAATAATTTGTTTTATAATACCGGCATTACAACTTACATCTGGATTGTCTCTAATAACAAAGCAAAGAATCGAAAAGGTAAAGTTCAATTGATCGATGCATCTAACATGTTCGAAAAGCTTAGAAATAATCTCGGTCAGAAGAATTGCCGGTTCTCCGATGCTCATATTGACGAGATAACAGAAATCTCTCTTGAGATGCCAAATAGCGGGGTTTCTAAAGTTTTTGATAATTCCGATTTTGGTTATTACAAAGTTACTGTTGAACGCCCGTTGCGTCTTAAATCTCAATTCACTAATGAACGAATTTCTACTCTACGTTTCGTTTCTTACTTATCGGATATTATGCAATGGATCTATTCCAAATATGGGGATAAAGTTTACGATGGCTTAAAAAAATTCCACAAGGAAATTGAAGAACACATTTCCGAGGAACAGCTCGATATTCCTTCCAAGAATATCAGATCCATTTTAGATGTTAAGGTATGGGAAAAACAGTTGCGGTTAATGGATGTGGCAAAACTTCTCCAGAAAGAAATTGGTACAAAATGCTATAACAATTTCAACATCTTCCAGCAGCTAGTGACTGATGCTATTAAGAAATTAGAAATTACGCTCACATCATCGGAGAAAAAACAGATTCTCGATGCTGTTAGTTGGCGTGATGAAAATGCTGAAAGTGTAATTAAATCAGTTCATGCACTGAAAGATGAAAAGCTCAATGAAATATTAAATCAGCTTGGAACAACCAAAGAAAGATTGAACGATTACGGTTTCTGGCAAACCAAACACCAACATGAATTTATTGAATATGAACCCGACAGCGAGTTACGTGATAATGAAAATATTCCGCTGAAGGAAGATATTTATAAATACTTTATCCGCGAAGTCCGTCCCCATGTTGGAGATGCATGGATGGCAATTGATAAAACACAAATTGGTTACGAAGTTAGTTTTAATAAATATTTCTACAAACATACTCCGCTCCGTTCTTTGGAAAAAGTAACTAAAGAAATCCTTGCTCTTGAAAAGGAAACGAAAGGCTTGCTTAAAAAGATTGTCGGCTTCCGTAAGGTTCGCTAAATATGCAATTACCCAAACACAAAAAATATAAAGAGAGCGGAATTAAGTGGATTGGACAGATACCACAAAATTGGAAGATTGAAAAACTGAGAGCTGTAACTGAATTAAAAAGTGAAAAAAATAGACCAAACCTTCAAGTATTATCCGTCTATCGTGAATTTGGAGTAATCCAAAAGGATTCAAGAGATGATAACCATAATGTTACTTCGCAAGATACTTCTACATATAAAGCAGTTAAACCGGGTGATTTAGTTGTCAATAAAATGAAGGCATGGCAAGGTTCTATGGGTGTAAGTGAACATGAAGGAATTGTTAGCCCGGCTTACATCACATGTAAACTAAAAACTGAAAAAGTATTTCCAAAATATTTGCATTATCTGCTAAGATCACATCCTTATATTGGTGTTTATAACGCTTTGTCATACGGTGTGCGTGTTGGTCAATGGGATATGCATTATGAAGATTTTAAGAAAATTCCTATCTGTTTGCCTGACAAGAAAGAAATGATATACATAGTAAATTTTATAGATAAAAAATTTGCCGAAATTGATAATGCAATCTCTAAAAAAGAAAAACTAATAGAACTACTCAAAGAGCAAAAAAACATTCTTATCAACCAAGCCGTTACAAATGGTATCAAACCAAAAGTAAAACTTAAAAACAGTGGTGTAGATTGGATTGGCAAAATTCCAGCACATTGGGAAGTAAGAAAGATTAGTCGATCGTTTAGAATAATTGGTAGTGGAACAACTCCAGATAGCGGTAATTCAGCATTCTATGAAAACGGAACAATCAGTTGGGTAAATACTGGTGATCTAAATGATAATAGATTAAAAGATATAAATAAAAAAATAACCGCAAAAGCGTTGAGAAGATTTACATCATTAAAAATATACCCAAAAGATACATTGATAATTGCAATGTATGGAGCTACAATTGGCAAAACTGGTTTGACAGTTTCAGATGTTACTGCGAATCAAGCTTGTTGTTGTTTGTCGGATTCGGTTTGTTTTGATATTCGTTATTTGCAATTTTGGTTTATTTCAAATCGACCCCAAATACTTTCTCTTTCTTATGGTGGGGGTCAACCGAACATAAACCAAGATTTGATAAAATCATTGTTAATACAGTGCCCACCACTATACGAACAAAATAACATTGTCAAATCTTGTGAAGAAATAACTAAATATTACGATAAAACTATTGTCAAATCGTTTGAGCAGATCCAAACACTGAAAGAATTTAAATCAATTCTTATTTCAAATGTAGTTACCGGAAAAATAAAAGTTACTTAGAGGGGCTTTATGGTTACTTCTACAAACGAAAAAGCTTTAGAACAATTAATCGAACTGAAACTTACTGGTTCGTGTAAAGAAGAAAGAACTATAGGTGTAAAAGAACCAAACCCCGCTTACGCTCTTAATCATTTTGGCTACATTAGTGGAGAAAGCTCCAGCTTTAACAAAGAATTCTGCATAGATGAAAAAATCTTCTGGCAGTTCCTTGAAGCTACACAGCCGCAAGAACTAAACAAGCTAAACGATCGCCCAAATTGGCAGCGCATAATTCTGGAACGCCTTAACCGTAAAATTAAATCCGATGGAATAATATCTCTTCTCAAAAAAGGTTTGCTTATTGACGATGCACATCTCACATTTCTTTACCGTTTGCCATATAACACTCTTAATCCGGAAGTGAAAGAAAACTTTGCTAAAAATATATTTTCTGTAACAA is a genomic window containing:
- a CDS encoding JAB domain-containing protein, translated to MADMKVRFKTLVWTFKDTSIKYPEYSELPRKKITSPQDFYNLFNPLLKEESKEVFLVSWLSSANRVQGFEIISSGSLTASVVDPRAVFRSAIVANCANIIIAHNHPSGNTEPSNEDISITKKLVEVGKIIEINIFDHIIFAEDKYTSFVERRLL
- a CDS encoding host-nuclease inhibitor Gam family protein translates to MDEKTFLEDLIKEAEEKEELRTQAFYDLLLLEISKLQDQIANNFYEAEKEIELINRFILSKNSTIQNKVDWLEKKLEAYIREKGEKTLEMPHGTLKMHKKPDRIEIADLDLFLKHAKKEMLSVIPEQIKPDLTKIKSFMKTNFPPKGVKIIEGETEFSYKLRKDDENVRPQKTRVNRTESTSDNEIALRQSA
- a CDS encoding class I SAM-dependent DNA methyltransferase, which translates into the protein MDNSQHNKIVSFIWSIADDCLRDVFVRGKYRDVILPMFVLRRIDVLLEPTKEAIKEEVKYQREDVGLTELDPNALQDVTGYVFYNTSKFTLKSMLGNPSQIEANFKNYLDGFSDNVKEIIDKFYLRAQIRKMVDANVLHDVIEKYTSNEINLGPETIQAPDEKTLPGLSNHGMGIVFEELIRKFNEENNEEAGEHFTPREVIHLMTHLLFLPVKKKLPPVIMIYDPACGSGGMLTESENYLTDPDGPFKVKEDRINLYGKEVNGETYAICKSDMMIKGKDPAHIKFGSTLATDDFSSLRFDFMLSNPPYGKSWKADQKNIIDEGEVIDPRFQISLKNFRDEWELVNATPRSSDGQLLFLMEMVNKMKRLSDSPLGSRIASIHNGSSLFTGDAGSGESNIRRYIIENDWLEAIIQLPNNLFYNTGITTYIWIVSNNKAKNRKGKVQLIDASNMFEKLRNNLGQKNCRFSDAHIDEITEISLEMPNSGVSKVFDNSDFGYYKVTVERPLRLKSQFTNERISTLRFVSYLSDIMQWIYSKYGDKVYDGLKKFHKEIEEHISEEQLDIPSKNIRSILDVKVWEKQLRLMDVAKLLQKEIGTKCYNNFNIFQQLVTDAIKKLEITLTSSEKKQILDAVSWRDENAESVIKSVHALKDEKLNEILNQLGTTKERLNDYGFWQTKHQHEFIEYEPDSELRDNENIPLKEDIYKYFIREVRPHVGDAWMAIDKTQIGYEVSFNKYFYKHTPLRSLEKVTKEILALEKETKGLLKKIVGFRKVR
- a CDS encoding restriction endonuclease subunit S, with the translated sequence MQLPKHKKYKESGIKWIGQIPQNWKIEKLRAVTELKSEKNRPNLQVLSVYREFGVIQKDSRDDNHNVTSQDTSTYKAVKPGDLVVNKMKAWQGSMGVSEHEGIVSPAYITCKLKTEKVFPKYLHYLLRSHPYIGVYNALSYGVRVGQWDMHYEDFKKIPICLPDKKEMIYIVNFIDKKFAEIDNAISKKEKLIELLKEQKNILINQAVTNGIKPKVKLKNSGVDWIGKIPAHWEVRKISRSFRIIGSGTTPDSGNSAFYENGTISWVNTGDLNDNRLKDINKKITAKALRRFTSLKIYPKDTLIIAMYGATIGKTGLTVSDVTANQACCCLSDSVCFDIRYLQFWFISNRPQILSLSYGGGQPNINQDLIKSLLIQCPPLYEQNNIVKSCEEITKYYDKTIVKSFEQIQTLKEFKSILISNVVTGKIKVT